The following coding sequences are from one Streptococcus sp. NPS 308 window:
- a CDS encoding potassium transporter TrkA: MNFITPLSGKGYTLRNNMNIHTLKETGLSEVIRQIIEEEILEFLPASTFKVSAVFKISPSI; this comes from the coding sequence TTGAACTTCATAACTCCCCTGTCTGGTAAAGGTTATACCCTTCGTAATAACATGAACATCCACACCCTTAAAGAAACTGGCCTGAGTGAGGTCATCCGTCAGATTATTGAGGAGGAGATACTTGAGTTCTTGCCAGCATCAACTTTTAAAGTTTCAGCTGTTTTTAAAATCAGTCCAAGCATTTAG
- a CDS encoding aminoglycoside 6-adenylyltransferase yields MKSNSIKDMCRQHRSEAQMLRLILQVAENIQVEAVAMSGSRTNPKAPKDEFQDYDVVYVVDDLDTLTSNLAWLDQFGARIIEQHNILGNRRLYLMLFEDGNRIDLTLCPKEYIKEWVESEADFTVLEDTKGLFAPYSPNPQRYWTSPASQIDFEKACNEFWWVSAYVVKGICRKQLLYATDHLYGICHQELLKVLAWQVASDKGTVDIGKNYKYLFNYLPTEKEKEFSNLLDFSSLDKITQPLFATMKHFHQEAQYLANKMGLDYDKEVAERMIEYAEERLSNH; encoded by the coding sequence ATGAAAAGTAATTCTATAAAAGATATGTGCAGACAACATAGAAGTGAAGCGCAAATGCTGAGATTAATTTTACAGGTAGCCGAAAATATACAAGTCGAGGCTGTCGCTATGTCTGGTTCACGGACAAATCCAAAAGCACCAAAAGATGAATTTCAGGATTACGACGTGGTTTATGTTGTGGATGACTTAGACACTCTAACAAGCAATCTTGCTTGGTTGGACCAGTTTGGCGCTCGTATCATTGAGCAGCATAATATCCTAGGAAACCGTCGTCTCTATCTCATGCTCTTTGAAGATGGCAACCGTATTGATTTGACTCTATGTCCTAAAGAGTATATCAAGGAGTGGGTAGAAAGCGAAGCGGATTTCACGGTGCTAGAGGACACTAAGGGCTTGTTTGCGCCATATTCTCCAAATCCTCAGCGTTACTGGACAAGTCCAGCTAGTCAGATAGATTTTGAAAAAGCCTGCAATGAATTTTGGTGGGTTTCTGCCTATGTGGTCAAAGGAATCTGTCGCAAGCAACTACTCTACGCTACTGACCATCTCTATGGGATTTGTCACCAAGAACTCCTGAAGGTCTTAGCCTGGCAGGTAGCAAGTGATAAGGGGACTGTCGATATTGGCAAGAACTACAAGTATCTCTTTAACTATTTACCTACTGAGAAAGAAAAGGAATTCTCAAATCTGCTTGATTTCTCCAGTTTAGACAAAATCACTCAGCCTTTATTTGCTACAATGAAACATTTCCACCAAGAAGCTCAATACCTTGCTAACAAGATGGGTCTTGACTATGATAAGGAAGTGGCAGAGAGGATGATTGAGTATGCTGAGGAGAGACTTTCAAATCACTAA